Proteins encoded in a region of the Sphingomonas sp. HMP9 genome:
- a CDS encoding TetR/AcrR family transcriptional regulator, whose amino-acid sequence MILSAGHAVMAEDGFARFSARAVAKRIGYSVGTVYNVFGSNDALVLAINTRTFALWAQHLRSVLEDAGSDRIGALVTGYFVFAQRNPNLWMAIYDHRLPASMPVPEDDARVRGALTGIVRAEILAALGCEDDDAMAALTRSLIAVVHGHCAFALTGSFALMGEHDPIPAAIARVRESLNAARLTRLPD is encoded by the coding sequence TTGATCCTGAGCGCCGGGCACGCGGTGATGGCGGAGGACGGCTTTGCGCGGTTTTCAGCGAGAGCGGTCGCCAAACGGATCGGCTATTCGGTCGGCACGGTCTACAATGTGTTCGGCAGCAACGACGCGCTGGTGCTGGCGATCAATACCCGGACGTTCGCGCTATGGGCGCAGCATCTTCGGAGCGTTCTGGAGGATGCCGGCAGCGATCGCATCGGCGCGCTGGTGACGGGGTATTTCGTGTTCGCGCAGCGCAATCCGAACCTCTGGATGGCGATCTACGATCATCGCCTGCCTGCATCGATGCCGGTGCCCGAGGACGATGCGCGAGTCCGGGGCGCGCTGACCGGCATCGTCCGGGCCGAGATCCTTGCCGCTTTGGGGTGTGAGGACGACGATGCGATGGCGGCGCTGACCCGGTCGCTGATCGCCGTGGTGCACGGCCATTGTGCGTTTGCGCTTACCGGAAGCTTCGCGCTGATGGGCGAACATGACCCGATTCCGGCGGCTATCGCGCGCGTCCGCGAGAGCCTGAACGCGGCACGGCTGACCAGGCTTCCGGACTGA
- a CDS encoding suppressor of fused domain protein, with the protein MDDAAENAADNLSPGWDAITEAFDHLYPGREPRHFGPLIRYSLGGPDPLDGLSAWKRLEPVPHWHIVTYGLSELYAKESDDPEVSGYGFELTFRPTCDPAEEEPPVWALNFLQNLARYVFQTGNVFRDGDWMPINGPLSQESDTALRSIAFTADPELPALETPSGAVAFLQVVGLTEDEERAAKQWKTSRLLDAFRPKLPLLVTDLGRTSLLADPVMSQQVEDGTIRDGSSTGYLLTDILRWTGRKRLLRAPDYHIILGPRQVDEFTRLLPLRLPFDRPLLLVGEGGDGQSRVLFEPGERDAVVEADDKLVVRLTPATARALGETLKPHAGDYAVPGLPISFTIELAAIAA; encoded by the coding sequence TTGGACGATGCCGCAGAGAATGCCGCCGACAACCTGTCGCCGGGCTGGGATGCGATTACCGAAGCGTTCGATCACCTCTACCCGGGTCGGGAGCCGCGCCACTTCGGTCCGCTGATCCGCTACAGCCTGGGCGGGCCGGACCCGCTGGATGGATTGAGTGCCTGGAAGCGGCTCGAGCCGGTGCCGCACTGGCATATCGTGACCTATGGCCTGTCGGAACTCTACGCCAAGGAAAGCGACGACCCGGAGGTCAGCGGCTATGGTTTCGAACTGACGTTCCGCCCGACCTGCGACCCGGCTGAGGAGGAGCCGCCGGTCTGGGCGTTGAACTTCCTGCAGAACCTTGCCCGCTACGTGTTCCAGACCGGCAACGTGTTCCGCGACGGTGACTGGATGCCGATCAACGGCCCGCTGTCGCAGGAGAGCGATACCGCGCTGCGCTCCATCGCGTTCACGGCCGACCCGGAACTACCCGCGCTGGAGACACCGTCCGGCGCTGTCGCATTCCTGCAGGTCGTCGGGCTGACCGAGGACGAGGAACGCGCCGCCAAGCAGTGGAAGACGTCGCGGCTGCTCGATGCGTTCCGGCCCAAGCTGCCGCTGCTGGTGACCGATCTCGGGCGCACCTCGTTGCTGGCCGATCCGGTAATGTCGCAGCAGGTCGAGGACGGTACGATCCGCGATGGCTCATCGACTGGCTATCTCCTCACCGACATACTCAGGTGGACAGGTCGCAAGCGGCTTTTGCGGGCACCGGACTACCACATCATACTGGGGCCGCGGCAGGTCGACGAGTTCACGCGGTTGCTGCCGTTGCGCCTGCCGTTCGATCGGCCATTGCTGCTCGTCGGCGAAGGCGGCGACGGTCAGTCACGAGTGCTGTTCGAGCCGGGCGAGCGCGACGCGGTTGTCGAAGCGGACGATAAACTGGTCGTGCGACTGACCCCCGCGACCGCCCGCGCGCTTGGTGAAACCCTCAAGCCGCATGCTGGCGACTACGCCGTCCCCGGCTTGCCGATCAGCTTCACCATCGAGCTGGCCGCGATCGCCGCCTGA
- a CDS encoding lysozyme inhibitor LprI family protein, translated as MIALVLMLAAGNCGDKPNQTAMTMCQRAVASAADVEMNQVWRRVRAVMQAADRSASSKPAKAGNVAALLASQRTWLTFRDAECRIESYEWRGGSMQPFTENQCLTQVTRSRTQQLREMLSWQR; from the coding sequence ATGATCGCGTTGGTTTTGATGCTGGCTGCCGGTAATTGTGGCGACAAGCCTAATCAGACGGCCATGACGATGTGTCAGAGGGCAGTCGCGAGTGCGGCAGATGTCGAGATGAACCAGGTGTGGAGACGGGTACGCGCTGTCATGCAGGCCGCCGACCGCAGCGCCAGTTCCAAGCCGGCAAAGGCAGGCAACGTCGCAGCGCTGCTCGCGTCTCAACGCACTTGGCTCACGTTTCGCGACGCGGAGTGTCGGATCGAGAGTTACGAATGGCGCGGCGGGTCGATGCAGCCGTTCACCGAGAACCAGTGCCTGACCCAAGTGACCCGGTCGCGCACGCAGCAATTGCGAGAGATGTTGAGCTGGCAACGATGA
- a CDS encoding MarR family winged helix-turn-helix transcriptional regulator, whose protein sequence is MSDQTSSAPVRDLALAVFETNGRLVDAGNALVRPIGLTTAWWQVLGALGFSPHPLPVAHIARNMGLTRQAVQRVVDLLIANGLVSQQPNPHHQRAKLIVLTAVGWAALAGAETAVAPLDQAILDRIGTDRIVAAIAVLREMNAAIADSLSPMTDAAAPSTPKDIA, encoded by the coding sequence TTGAGTGACCAAACATCGTCTGCCCCTGTCAGGGATCTTGCGCTCGCGGTGTTCGAGACGAACGGCCGCTTGGTCGATGCAGGCAATGCGCTGGTCCGTCCGATCGGCCTGACGACGGCGTGGTGGCAGGTCCTGGGGGCTTTGGGCTTTTCACCCCATCCGCTCCCGGTCGCGCATATTGCCCGCAACATGGGGCTGACCCGGCAGGCCGTGCAGCGTGTCGTCGATCTCCTCATCGCAAATGGGCTGGTTAGCCAGCAGCCTAATCCGCACCACCAGCGCGCCAAGCTGATCGTCCTTACCGCCGTCGGCTGGGCTGCACTTGCCGGGGCCGAGACAGCCGTCGCCCCGCTCGATCAGGCTATCCTCGATCGGATCGGCACCGATCGGATCGTCGCAGCCATTGCCGTGCTTCGCGAAATGAACGCAGCGATCGCCGACAGCCTTTCACCGATGACGGACGCTGCCGCACCCTCAACGCCCAAGGATATCGCATGA